In Croceicoccus sp. Ery15, a genomic segment contains:
- a CDS encoding efflux RND transporter permease subunit, whose translation MEHKTDLPMLAVKRPLLVGVLNLLILLAGLAAVFGVEVRELPNVDRPIVSVSAVLPGGAPETMDAEVTSILEDAVARVTGVRQIRSSSEENNTRVRAEFNPGVDLDTAASDVREAVSRVTRDLPERVEQVNIVKADADAQPIMRLVVLSDHLGEAELTRLVENDIVPELLTAEGVASIDLFGERALQMRVAIDPARLNRFGLTITDVADALRRAPYDVPVGSFRSNAQELVVRAEASATDPQLLRDLVITGNTRVGDVADVDFAPADASNFVRLDGKRVIGMGVVRQASSNTIQISNAIRASVERVNARFDDVRVEVISDDAEFIEISVREVLITLGFTILVVIGTMLVFFRAWRPTVVPSTTIPIALVGVIAGIWAMGFSINLLTLLALVLATGLIVDDAIVVLENTQRLQNKGLGRRAAAVVGTRQVFFAVVATTAVLVSVFVPISFLPSETGRLFREFGFVLSVAVVISSFIALSLVPALAARIDLTNGAAEDDALTRWGGKARDRYMAMLVWCLDRGRLVVGAAVLLAVLTGLLYTQLDNELVPDEDRGVIEVDATGPDGVGLAFMDRELDEIERVLQPYLDSGEIESTFSVVGRYDPNRVRVTAQLADWDDRSRSQSEIVDALNPPLREIPGSRTNARGRGTLSFGGGGEGLEVALTGGEYANIYRSALALAEAIDTRSDILSNPDISYQPTQPQLSLRIDRQRASDLGIDLDDLSQTLSAMVGGEEIADLNVGDQAVPIFLTSRAVSITNSADLSNLYVRTASGGMVPLSLVTEVVEQGVAAQLDRTEQRRAIEVGADIASGVSLRDAIVEMERLADETVADDIDMILQGDAESLNETSSDVLVTYLFALVIVFLVLVAQFESLTSALVVLLTVPFALAAAILALYLSGVSLNIYSQIGLVMLIGLMAKNGILVVEFADQLRHQGRSVREAVEEAAAIRLRPIAMTLISTVVGAVPLILAGGAGAEARQSIGWVIFGGLGIAGVFTLFLTPVIYLGIARFGKPRSVDLARLNEEIGQVDEDMTMAPA comes from the coding sequence ATGGAGCATAAGACCGACCTGCCCATGCTGGCGGTCAAGCGGCCGTTATTGGTGGGCGTGCTCAACCTGCTGATCCTGCTGGCGGGTCTGGCGGCGGTATTCGGCGTCGAAGTGCGCGAATTGCCCAATGTAGACCGCCCGATCGTGTCGGTGTCTGCCGTCCTGCCCGGCGGCGCGCCCGAAACCATGGATGCCGAGGTGACGAGCATTCTGGAAGACGCGGTCGCCCGCGTCACCGGCGTGCGGCAGATCCGGTCTTCCAGTGAAGAAAACAACACGCGCGTGCGGGCCGAATTCAATCCGGGTGTCGATCTGGACACCGCGGCGTCCGACGTGCGCGAGGCAGTAAGCCGCGTGACCCGCGACTTGCCCGAGCGTGTGGAGCAGGTGAATATCGTCAAGGCCGATGCCGATGCGCAGCCGATCATGCGGCTGGTGGTGTTGAGCGATCATCTGGGCGAGGCGGAGCTGACCCGTCTGGTCGAAAACGATATCGTCCCCGAACTGCTGACGGCCGAGGGCGTGGCCAGCATCGACCTGTTCGGCGAGCGCGCGTTGCAAATGCGCGTGGCGATCGATCCGGCGCGGCTTAACCGGTTCGGCCTTACCATCACCGATGTCGCCGATGCGCTGCGCCGCGCGCCCTATGACGTGCCGGTCGGATCGTTCCGGTCGAACGCGCAGGAACTGGTCGTGCGGGCAGAGGCCAGCGCCACCGATCCGCAATTGCTGCGCGATCTGGTGATCACCGGCAATACGCGGGTGGGCGACGTGGCCGATGTCGATTTCGCCCCCGCCGATGCCAGCAACTTCGTCCGGCTGGACGGCAAGCGCGTGATCGGCATGGGCGTGGTGCGACAGGCCAGTTCGAACACGATCCAGATATCCAATGCCATCCGCGCATCGGTCGAACGGGTGAACGCGCGGTTCGACGATGTGCGGGTCGAGGTGATTTCGGACGATGCCGAATTTATCGAGATTTCGGTGCGCGAAGTGCTGATCACGCTGGGCTTCACCATTCTGGTCGTCATCGGCACCATGTTGGTCTTTTTCCGCGCATGGCGGCCCACCGTCGTTCCCAGCACCACCATCCCCATCGCGCTGGTCGGCGTGATCGCGGGCATCTGGGCGATGGGATTTTCGATCAACCTGCTGACGTTGCTGGCACTGGTGCTGGCGACGGGGCTGATCGTGGACGATGCCATTGTGGTGCTGGAAAACACACAGCGCCTGCAGAACAAGGGTCTGGGGCGGCGCGCGGCGGCGGTCGTGGGAACGCGGCAGGTGTTCTTCGCCGTGGTAGCCACCACGGCCGTGCTGGTATCGGTGTTCGTGCCGATCAGCTTTCTGCCATCGGAAACGGGCCGCCTGTTCCGCGAATTCGGGTTCGTGCTGTCGGTCGCGGTGGTGATTTCCTCGTTCATCGCCCTGTCGCTTGTTCCTGCGCTGGCGGCGCGCATCGATCTGACCAATGGCGCGGCAGAGGATGATGCGCTGACCCGCTGGGGCGGCAAGGCGCGCGACCGCTATATGGCGATGCTGGTCTGGTGCCTCGACCGCGGCAGGCTGGTGGTGGGCGCTGCCGTGCTGCTCGCCGTGCTGACCGGCCTTCTCTATACGCAACTGGATAACGAGCTGGTGCCCGACGAGGATCGCGGCGTGATCGAGGTGGATGCGACCGGTCCCGACGGGGTGGGCCTTGCCTTTATGGACCGCGAGCTGGACGAGATCGAGCGAGTCTTGCAGCCCTATCTCGACAGCGGAGAGATCGAGAGCACCTTCTCGGTCGTCGGCCGTTACGATCCCAATCGTGTGCGTGTCACCGCGCAGCTGGCCGACTGGGACGATCGCAGCCGCAGCCAGAGCGAGATCGTGGACGCGCTTAATCCGCCGCTGCGCGAGATTCCCGGCTCTCGCACCAATGCGCGCGGGCGCGGCACGCTCAGCTTCGGGGGCGGGGGCGAAGGGCTGGAAGTCGCGCTGACCGGCGGCGAATATGCCAATATCTACCGTTCCGCGCTGGCCCTGGCAGAGGCGATCGATACAAGGTCCGACATATTGTCGAACCCCGATATCTCGTATCAGCCGACCCAGCCGCAATTGTCGCTGAGGATCGACCGCCAGCGCGCGTCCGACCTTGGCATCGACCTCGACGATCTGTCGCAGACGTTAAGCGCGATGGTCGGGGGCGAGGAGATTGCCGATCTGAACGTGGGCGATCAGGCCGTGCCGATCTTCCTGACATCGCGCGCGGTGTCGATCACCAATTCCGCCGATCTGTCGAACCTGTATGTCCGCACCGCATCGGGCGGAATGGTGCCGCTGTCGCTGGTGACCGAAGTGGTGGAACAGGGCGTCGCCGCGCAGCTTGACCGCACCGAACAGCGCCGCGCGATCGAAGTGGGGGCCGATATCGCATCGGGCGTATCGCTGCGCGACGCGATCGTGGAGATGGAGCGGCTGGCCGACGAAACCGTGGCCGACGATATCGACATGATCCTGCAGGGCGATGCCGAAAGCCTGAATGAAACGTCGAGCGACGTGCTCGTCACCTATCTGTTCGCGCTGGTGATCGTGTTCCTTGTGCTGGTCGCCCAGTTCGAAAGCCTGACCAGCGCATTGGTCGTGTTGCTGACCGTGCCCTTCGCCTTGGCGGCGGCGATCCTTGCGCTGTATCTGTCGGGCGTGTCGCTCAACATCTATTCGCAGATCGGTCTGGTGATGCTGATCGGGCTGATGGCCAAGAACGGCATTCTGGTGGTCGAATTCGCCGACCAGCTTCGCCATCAGGGCCGCAGCGTGCGCGAAGCGGTGGAAGAGGCCGCCGCGATCCGCCTGCGCCCGATTGCGATGACGCTGATATCCACCGTGGTCGGCGCAGTGCCGCTGATCCTTGCGGGCGGCGCGGGGGCGGAAGCGCGCCAGTCGATCGGCTGGGTGATTTTCGGCGGGCTGGGCATCGCGGGCGTCTTCACCCTGTTCCTGACCCCCGTGATCTATCTGGGCATCGCGCGTTTCGGCAAGCCGCGCAGCGTGGATCTGGCGCGCCTGAATGAAGAGATCGGGCAAGTCGACGAAGACATGACGATGGCACCGGCATGA
- the asd gene encoding archaetidylserine decarboxylase (Phosphatidylserine decarboxylase is synthesized as a single chain precursor. Generation of the pyruvoyl active site from a Ser is coupled to cleavage of a Gly-Ser bond between the larger (beta) and smaller (alpha chains). It is an integral membrane protein.): protein MMLRSAVQRLAMQEELNFLLTNRIPRHALTRFMGWFSKIENPVVSSASIALWRFFCDVDLTDAPEKRFRSLHAAFTRPLKPGARVVDADPAIVASPCDAIVGAHGRVKDGQAYQIKGLEYSLAELLGDAATAAAFADGWFVTLRLTAGMYHRFHAPHDLTVDSVRYISGDTWNVNPVALKRIEKLYCRNERAPIIARLNAGGARIALVPVAAVLVASIRLPFLDSEKPVRDGGTGVRPVSARFAKGEEMGWFEHGSTIVVLSPPDCPPVALEQGAQIRMGQPLMRVPRNSDPD from the coding sequence ATGATGCTTCGCTCCGCCGTCCAGCGCCTTGCCATGCAAGAGGAACTCAACTTCCTATTGACCAACCGCATCCCGCGCCATGCGCTCACCCGTTTCATGGGCTGGTTCAGCAAGATCGAGAATCCGGTTGTCAGCAGCGCCTCGATCGCCCTTTGGCGCTTCTTTTGTGACGTTGATCTGACAGATGCGCCCGAAAAGCGCTTTCGCAGCCTGCATGCGGCCTTTACGCGCCCGTTAAAGCCGGGCGCGCGGGTCGTGGATGCCGATCCAGCCATCGTCGCCTCGCCCTGCGATGCCATTGTCGGCGCGCATGGCCGGGTGAAGGACGGACAGGCCTATCAGATCAAGGGGCTGGAGTATTCGCTGGCCGAGCTGCTTGGCGATGCGGCGACGGCAGCTGCATTCGCGGACGGCTGGTTCGTTACATTGCGGCTGACGGCAGGCATGTATCACCGCTTTCACGCGCCGCACGACCTGACGGTCGATAGCGTACGCTATATCTCGGGCGATACGTGGAACGTGAACCCGGTCGCGCTGAAACGGATCGAAAAGCTCTATTGCCGAAACGAACGCGCGCCGATCATCGCACGGCTGAACGCGGGCGGCGCGCGCATCGCGCTGGTGCCCGTCGCCGCCGTGCTGGTCGCCAGCATCCGTCTGCCGTTCCTCGACAGCGAAAAACCTGTCCGCGACGGGGGCACAGGCGTCCGCCCCGTTTCAGCCCGTTTCGCCAAGGGAGAGGAAATGGGCTGGTTCGAACACGGATCGACCATCGTGGTCCTGTCGCCCCCCGATTGCCCGCCGGTCGCACTGGAACAGGGCGCGCAGATCCGCATGGGCCAGCCGCTGATGCGCGTGCCCCGAAACAGCGATCCGGACTAG
- a CDS encoding aminotransferase class III-fold pyridoxal phosphate-dependent enzyme — protein sequence MKRLTLSVATVLAGVLSAQKIRQRVQLSRAKHRSLAGHSRMARRMARQVANYHFVGDEFFAADGAPGDVVAQRRAGFDALSALYRQRFAKTAAYTGAAADAIPDVRFTGSYRVPFQFSPVVREHLSAGSFYCAASGVMLTDLDGNEFYDLTGSYGVNLLGVDAYRALTDAGIAATRELGPTLAGLHPVVADNARRLQAISGLDAVSFHMSGTEAVMQAVRLARYHTGRSHLVRFAGAYHGWWDDVQPGVGNPVAAERTYTLADMSERSLAVLASRKDIACVLVNPLQALHPNRNAPGDSTLVSRRAGAKTDRAAYADWLRRLQDTCRKAGIVLIMDEIFTGFRLAPRGACEYFGGIRPDMVTYGKTLGGGLPVGVLCGRADLMKRYRDDRPADICFARGTFNSHPYVMGAMDAFLRRMETAEGQALYVGVDEAWNERAASLNARLDAEGLPVAIGNLGTIWTVNFLEPGRYHWMLQYYLRAEGLALSWVGTGRFIFSLAFGDDEFTEVANRFMAAARAMQRDGWWWRPRGDAGKALRHRLMREMLRSRFRKG from the coding sequence TTGAAGCGTTTGACGTTGAGTGTGGCCACGGTTCTGGCAGGCGTGCTTTCGGCGCAAAAAATCCGCCAGCGCGTGCAATTGTCGCGGGCCAAGCACCGTTCGCTGGCAGGCCATTCGCGCATGGCGCGGCGCATGGCGCGACAAGTGGCGAACTATCATTTCGTGGGCGACGAATTCTTCGCCGCCGATGGCGCGCCGGGTGACGTGGTGGCGCAGCGGCGTGCCGGTTTTGACGCGCTTTCGGCACTTTACCGGCAGCGGTTCGCCAAAACGGCGGCCTATACCGGCGCAGCGGCGGATGCGATCCCCGATGTCCGTTTCACCGGCAGCTATCGCGTGCCGTTCCAGTTCAGCCCCGTGGTGCGCGAACATCTGTCGGCGGGCAGCTTCTATTGTGCGGCCAGCGGCGTGATGCTGACCGATCTGGACGGGAACGAATTCTATGACCTGACCGGTTCCTATGGCGTCAACCTGCTGGGGGTCGATGCCTATCGCGCATTGACCGACGCCGGCATCGCCGCGACCCGCGAACTGGGGCCGACGCTGGCGGGGCTGCATCCGGTGGTCGCGGATAATGCGCGCCGGTTGCAGGCGATATCGGGCCTCGACGCCGTGTCGTTCCACATGTCGGGGACAGAGGCGGTGATGCAGGCTGTGCGGCTGGCACGCTATCACACGGGGCGCAGCCATCTGGTGCGGTTCGCGGGCGCCTATCACGGATGGTGGGACGATGTGCAGCCGGGCGTCGGCAATCCGGTCGCGGCCGAACGGACCTATACTCTGGCGGATATGAGCGAGCGCAGCCTTGCCGTGCTGGCCAGCCGCAAGGATATCGCCTGCGTGCTGGTGAACCCGCTTCAGGCGCTGCACCCCAATCGCAATGCACCGGGGGATTCGACGCTGGTGTCGCGGCGCGCGGGGGCGAAAACGGACCGCGCTGCCTATGCCGACTGGCTGCGGCGTTTGCAGGACACCTGCCGCAAGGCGGGGATCGTGCTGATCATGGACGAGATTTTCACCGGCTTCCGCCTCGCCCCGCGTGGAGCATGCGAATATTTCGGCGGTATCAGGCCCGACATGGTCACCTATGGCAAAACGCTGGGCGGGGGGCTGCCGGTGGGCGTGTTGTGCGGCAGGGCCGATCTGATGAAGCGGTATCGCGACGACCGGCCCGCTGACATCTGTTTCGCGCGCGGCACGTTCAATTCGCACCCCTATGTCATGGGCGCGATGGATGCATTCCTGCGCCGCATGGAAACGGCCGAGGGGCAGGCGCTGTACGTTGGGGTGGACGAGGCATGGAACGAACGCGCCGCCAGTCTGAACGCGCGGCTGGATGCCGAGGGGTTGCCCGTCGCCATCGGCAATCTGGGCACGATCTGGACCGTCAATTTCCTCGAACCCGGCCGCTATCACTGGATGCTCCAATATTACCTGCGGGCCGAGGGGCTGGCATTGAGCTGGGTCGGCACGGGTCGCTTCATCTTCAGCCTTGCCTTTGGCGACGATGAATTCACCGAGGTGGCGAACCGTTTCATGGCCGCGGCGCGGGCGATGCAGCGCGATGGCTGGTGGTGGCGGCCACGGGGCGATGCGGGCAAGGCATTGCGCCATCGCCTGATGCGGGAAATGCTGCGCAGCCGGTTCAGGAAAGGTTGA
- a CDS encoding efflux transporter outer membrane subunit, with translation MRVRLPALLLCAAALSACAAGPQVEPQADIVAPPVFAADLPDAGTNDDWWKGFGDPVLDTLVERGLTANLDIAAARERMRAAEALLRAERGDRLPAIDGAADIGTATGDNSRSSASAGLFLEFDPDINGRMGAEIRAAAARYAEADYLRADQRRIVAAAIARQYVEYRRTGAQLELLEESTGLQEQTLDVVTLRYEAGLSANLDVRRAAADLAQTRARRGILEIQRAQAVHALALLLGEVPGTFAPDGASGIDAIPAYRGGPALGQPVDLLRRRTDILAAEARLQEAAANVGIEQADLRPSLTVPASIVLGGGNLGDFFDDFLASVGAALDIPLFDGGRRRAEVDAADAELGARYAEYRYAFLDALGETENALVAIDAFGQREVALSAAIEQSEAALEQSNALYREGLASLFDVLDAQRQLIGSREDLLDNMADLSGAYIALHLAAASPGPEGEGAA, from the coding sequence ATGAGGGTCCGTTTGCCTGCATTGCTTCTGTGCGCGGCCGCGCTGTCGGCATGCGCCGCCGGTCCGCAGGTCGAGCCGCAGGCGGATATCGTCGCGCCGCCGGTATTCGCGGCCGATTTGCCCGATGCCGGAACGAACGACGACTGGTGGAAGGGGTTCGGCGATCCGGTGCTGGACACGCTGGTCGAGAGGGGGCTGACCGCCAATCTCGACATTGCGGCTGCGCGCGAACGCATGCGTGCGGCAGAGGCGCTGTTGCGCGCCGAGCGGGGCGACCGTCTGCCCGCGATCGACGGCGCGGCCGATATCGGCACCGCGACCGGCGACAACAGCCGCAGCAGCGCCAGTGCGGGGCTGTTTTTGGAATTCGACCCCGATATCAACGGCCGGATGGGCGCGGAAATCCGCGCCGCCGCCGCCCGCTATGCCGAGGCGGATTATCTGCGCGCTGACCAGCGCCGCATCGTGGCCGCCGCCATCGCGCGCCAATATGTCGAATATCGCCGCACCGGCGCGCAGCTGGAATTGCTGGAAGAATCGACGGGACTGCAGGAACAGACGCTGGATGTCGTGACCCTGCGGTATGAGGCGGGGCTGTCCGCCAATCTGGATGTGCGCCGCGCCGCCGCCGATCTGGCGCAAACGCGGGCGCGGCGCGGCATTCTGGAAATCCAGCGCGCGCAGGCGGTGCATGCACTGGCGCTGTTGCTGGGCGAGGTGCCGGGCACCTTCGCACCCGACGGGGCCAGCGGCATCGACGCGATTCCGGCCTATCGCGGCGGACCGGCATTGGGCCAGCCGGTCGATCTGTTGCGGAGGCGCACCGATATTCTTGCTGCCGAAGCCCGCTTGCAAGAGGCCGCGGCCAATGTCGGCATCGAACAGGCCGATCTGCGCCCGTCGCTGACCGTGCCTGCCTCTATCGTGCTGGGCGGGGGCAATCTGGGCGATTTCTTCGACGATTTCCTTGCCAGTGTCGGTGCAGCGCTGGACATACCCCTGTTCGACGGAGGTCGCCGCCGCGCCGAGGTCGACGCCGCCGATGCCGAACTGGGCGCGCGCTATGCCGAATATCGCTATGCGTTTCTGGACGCGCTGGGCGAAACCGAAAACGCGCTGGTCGCCATCGATGCTTTCGGGCAGCGGGAGGTTGCCCTGTCCGCCGCCATCGAGCAGAGCGAGGCCGCGCTGGAGCAATCGAACGCGCTCTATCGCGAGGGGCTGGCCTCTCTGTTCGACGTGCTGGATGCCCAGCGCCAGCTGATCGGCAGCCGCGAGGACTTGCTCGACAATATGGCCGATCTGTCGGGGGCCTATATCGCGCTGCATCTGGCCGCCGCATCGCCGGGGCCGGAGGGTGAGGGGGCGGCCTAG
- a CDS encoding class I SAM-dependent methyltransferase, with translation MQTASVAAAYDKWAPIYDLVFGNVFATGRALSIAAAEQVGGRILEVGVGTGISLPRYSKDVRLVGVDISDSMLDKARERTRRLNLENVEQIRVMDAEAMDFATGEFDVVVAQYVVTAVPNPEKALDEFLRVLRPGGEIVITTRISADKGVRDRIEKMLMPVTSKLGWRTEFPWERYEAWAARTPGVQLVERRALPPLGHFSLVRYQKVA, from the coding sequence ATGCAGACTGCAAGTGTTGCGGCGGCCTATGACAAATGGGCCCCGATTTATGATCTGGTCTTCGGCAATGTTTTTGCCACCGGCCGCGCGCTGTCGATTGCCGCTGCCGAACAGGTCGGCGGGCGTATTCTGGAAGTGGGCGTCGGCACCGGTATTTCGCTGCCCCGTTACAGCAAGGACGTGCGCCTTGTGGGTGTCGATATTTCGGATTCCATGCTGGACAAGGCACGCGAACGCACGCGCCGGCTGAACCTTGAAAATGTCGAACAGATCCGCGTGATGGACGCCGAAGCGATGGATTTCGCCACGGGCGAATTCGACGTGGTGGTCGCACAATATGTCGTGACCGCCGTTCCCAATCCCGAAAAGGCGCTGGACGAATTCCTGCGCGTTCTGCGCCCCGGGGGCGAGATTGTGATCACCACCCGCATCAGCGCCGACAAGGGCGTACGCGACCGGATCGAAAAAATGCTGATGCCCGTCACAAGCAAGCTGGGCTGGCGCACCGAATTCCCCTGGGAGCGATATGAGGCATGGGCGGCCAGGACCCCCGGTGTCCAGCTTGTCGAACGGCGGGCGCTGCCCCCGCTCGGCCATTTCTCTCTCGTCCGCTATCAGAAAGTGGCCTGA
- a CDS encoding inorganic phosphate transporter — MATGASEPVSGSFGLKIGVADLGFGLLFAIASIGFLIWGLDYTNTSQIAIFLLATAFGLFMAFNIGGNDVANSFGTSVGAGTITIKQALAIAAIFEVSGAVIAGGEVTDTIRSGIVDLGAMSVEPMQFVFIMMAALLAAALWLLFATKRGWPVSTTHSIVGGIVGSSIALGVLLSGGDAALALVQWDKIGTIMISWVLSPVLGGLVSYGLYWLIKEHILLFNDRMKEQLHHLQNQRRKLRDEHKSRFERLSDIQKISYTHMMVRDAEALDEEGFTPDDLETEYYRRLHDLRTQRTELAAHKALQNWVPLVAAFGAAVISAMLLFKGLKHMDLGLTTLNNYLIMGMIGAAAWMATYIFARTLRGDSLDRSTFLIFSWLQVFTASGFAFSHGANDIANAIGPFAAILDVLKTGTVGTEAAVPPAAMMAFGVALIVGLWFIGKEVIATVGHNLTEMHPASGFSAELAAAAVVMMASTLGLPVSSTHILIGAVLGIGLVNKQTNWALMKPIAMAWVITLPAAASLSAACFLILNAAF, encoded by the coding sequence ATGGCGACTGGGGCAAGCGAACCCGTTTCGGGCAGTTTCGGCTTGAAAATCGGCGTGGCCGATCTGGGTTTCGGCCTGTTGTTCGCCATTGCCAGCATCGGTTTCCTGATCTGGGGGCTGGATTACACCAACACCTCGCAGATCGCGATATTCCTGCTGGCAACCGCGTTCGGCCTGTTCATGGCGTTCAATATCGGCGGCAACGATGTCGCCAACAGTTTCGGCACAAGCGTCGGCGCGGGCACGATCACGATCAAGCAGGCACTGGCCATCGCGGCCATTTTCGAAGTCAGCGGTGCGGTGATCGCGGGCGGAGAGGTTACCGATACGATCCGGTCGGGCATCGTCGATCTGGGCGCCATGTCGGTCGAACCGATGCAATTCGTGTTCATCATGATGGCCGCGCTGCTGGCGGCGGCATTATGGCTGCTGTTCGCGACAAAGCGCGGCTGGCCGGTATCGACGACCCATTCGATCGTCGGCGGCATCGTTGGCAGTTCGATCGCGCTGGGCGTATTGCTTAGCGGCGGGGATGCGGCGCTGGCACTGGTGCAGTGGGACAAGATCGGCACCATCATGATTTCGTGGGTGCTGTCGCCGGTGCTGGGCGGGCTGGTGTCCTATGGCCTGTATTGGCTGATCAAGGAACATATCCTGCTGTTCAACGACCGGATGAAGGAACAACTGCACCATTTGCAGAACCAGCGCCGCAAGCTGCGCGACGAACACAAGAGCCGGTTCGAACGCCTCTCCGACATTCAGAAGATCAGCTATACCCACATGATGGTCCGCGATGCCGAGGCGCTGGACGAAGAGGGGTTCACACCCGACGATCTGGAAACCGAATATTACCGCAGACTGCACGATCTGCGCACGCAGCGCACCGAACTGGCGGCGCACAAGGCGTTGCAGAACTGGGTGCCGCTGGTCGCGGCGTTCGGTGCGGCGGTGATTTCGGCCATGCTTCTGTTCAAGGGGCTGAAGCACATGGATCTGGGGCTGACCACGCTGAACAACTATCTGATCATGGGCATGATCGGGGCGGCGGCGTGGATGGCGACCTATATTTTCGCGCGCACGCTGCGCGGGGATTCGCTGGACCGGTCGACCTTCCTGATCTTCAGCTGGCTGCAGGTCTTCACCGCCAGCGGCTTTGCATTCAGCCACGGGGCGAACGACATCGCCAATGCCATCGGACCGTTTGCCGCGATCCTCGACGTGCTGAAGACCGGCACCGTCGGGACAGAAGCGGCGGTGCCCCCTGCGGCGATGATGGCATTCGGCGTCGCGCTGATCGTCGGGCTGTGGTTTATCGGCAAGGAAGTGATCGCGACCGTTGGCCATAATCTGACCGAGATGCACCCCGCGTCGGGCTTTTCGGCAGAACTGGCGGCGGCCGCGGTGGTGATGATGGCCAGCACGCTGGGCCTGCCGGTTTCCAGCACGCACATACTGATCGGCGCGGTGCTGGGCATCGGGCTGGTGAACAAGCAGACGAACTGGGCGCTGATGAAGCCCATCGCCATGGCATGGGTGATCACCCTGCCTGCCGCGGCCAGCCTGTCGGCAGCGTGCTTCCTGATCCTGAACGCGGCGTTCTGA
- a CDS encoding alpha/beta fold hydrolase yields MAIDRWHAPDGWPLRRFALPHRGEWRGSVLFLGGRADFLEKYLEAFDDWAGAGWAVAGFDWRGQGASGLLHPAGGCHIDDFAVFADDLAAFVADWQRENPAPHVVIGHSLGGHILLRAVVERRIGPDGIVLLAPMLGIRAGPLRGRAIGALGQIGRVPALRRRTIWSRSRSPGPGRITSCPDRDEDKRWWKEACPELARSGPTWGWLSAATRSIAHVERMLDEYPAGLRGLTVTAGLDPVVDNTAIARVLARLPAMEHADIAGAGHEILRERDELRIAALDCIRRFLSETAI; encoded by the coding sequence ATGGCGATCGACCGTTGGCACGCGCCCGATGGCTGGCCCCTGCGCCGCTTTGCCCTGCCGCATCGCGGCGAATGGCGCGGCAGCGTGCTGTTTCTGGGCGGACGGGCCGACTTCCTTGAAAAATATCTGGAGGCGTTCGACGACTGGGCAGGCGCAGGATGGGCTGTCGCGGGGTTTGACTGGCGCGGTCAGGGCGCATCGGGCCTGCTGCATCCGGCGGGCGGCTGCCACATCGACGATTTCGCGGTGTTTGCGGACGATCTGGCAGCCTTCGTCGCGGACTGGCAGCGCGAAAACCCTGCGCCGCATGTGGTGATCGGCCATTCGCTGGGCGGGCATATCCTGCTGCGCGCGGTGGTCGAACGGCGCATTGGGCCCGACGGCATCGTGCTGCTGGCGCCGATGCTGGGCATACGCGCCGGCCCCTTGCGCGGGCGCGCCATCGGTGCGCTGGGACAGATCGGGCGCGTGCCCGCCCTGCGCCGCCGCACGATATGGAGCCGGTCGCGCAGCCCCGGCCCCGGTCGCATCACATCCTGCCCCGACCGCGATGAAGACAAGCGCTGGTGGAAAGAGGCCTGCCCCGAACTCGCGCGGTCGGGCCCGACATGGGGCTGGCTGTCCGCCGCAACGCGCTCCATCGCGCATGTCGAACGGATGCTGGACGAATATCCCGCCGGTCTGCGCGGCTTGACGGTGACGGCAGGGCTGGACCCCGTGGTCGACAATACCGCCATCGCCCGCGTGCTCGCCCGCCTGCCCGCAATGGAGCATGCGGACATCGCCGGTGCCGGTCATGAAATCCTGCGCGAGCGGGACGAATTGCGCATCGCGGCGCTGGACTGCATCCGCAGGTTCCTGTCCGAAACCGCGATTTGA